The sequence GTACTTCAGGGTTATATCCTGGGATCGCGCGGTTCTGCAATTGTGGACCGCCAAAATCTAAATACTGATTGCCGGTGCTATCGTATTGACCAAAGCGTATTAAAGAAGTAAAAGGGTGTCCCTTACCATCACCGGCATGGCAACTACCGCAGGAGTTGGCCACGAAGATCGGACCCAGCCCGTTTTCTTTAGTGAAAATGTCATTATTGAATGCACGATCTCCTTTTAAGAATTGTTCTTTCTCCTGTCCGCTTAATCCTTCCACCGGACCATCCAGCAGCTCTTCTTCCGCTGCGGCTTTTGGTCCTGTTTTTTTACAGGCCAGTAAACTAAGACACGCCATCACGATACAAACTATGTATTTTCTTTTTATCATTTTCATTACTTAAAGGTCTATTTTAATTTATGAATAAGAATTATTAAATTTGGTAGACCTAATATTTTTTTTATGCGGAACGAAACCATTGAGAATTACTTAAAAACGATCTACCATTTGTCGCAGGATAATAAAGCTGCGGTAGGGAATTTTCAACTTGCTAAAAAACTAAATATTAAACCTTCGTCGGTTACTGAGTCTCTTCGTAAATTACATGAGCTTAATTATGTGATCTATGAAAAATCTTATGGAACACGTCTCACAGCGCAAGGTTCAAGACTGGCTTTAAATATTATACGCCGTCATCGTATCTGGGAAACTTACCTGGCAAAAGAACTAGGATTTGGCTGGGACGAAGTGCATGAAATAGCAGAAGCTTTAGAACATGTTCAAAACGATAAGCTCATTCGGAAGCTTTCTGAAATATTAGGTAACCCTAATTATGATCCGCACGGAGATCCGATTCCTGATGAAAAAGGAAAAATCATCAAAAGTAATTTCCTAAGTCTGACCGAAGTAAAAGGAAAATCGGAGTACCGTATCATGGGTGTTTCAGATCACTCACCTGCTTTTTTAAAATACCTCGACAAAAATAAACTGGTTATCGGCGCACGCATAAGCATTAAATCTATAGAAGAGTTTGATAATTCTATGATTATTTTATGCGATAACAAACAACTCATCATCACACCTAAGGTGGCAGAAAATATTATTGTGGAGGAGGTTTAGGAGTTGGGGTAAATAGTTGGGAGCCTGCATGCAATTTCCTTTCCCTTACCCTCGCTGGTTATAAATGCAATTAGAACGTATTGAACTAGTTAATATTCTTACCATCCATCATCATCAACTCCCTAATATATTTCACCGGGGCACTTCCATAACTTAAAAATTTCTCATGAAAAACTTTGAGATCAAATTTATCTTTTTGTTTTGCTTTTAAGTCTTCGCGTAATTCATAAATTTCTTTAAAGCCGGTGAAGTAGGAGCAGAGCTGTACCTGGCTCAGGGTTACGCGTCTCCATTTTCCCTCCGCTTCGGCCTTTTGTTGAAAGGCTTCTTTGGTCAAGAGGTCGAGAGCTTCCTGTTTCTCCATGTTTTTGGCATGCACTGAATAATCTAAAATGGTATTGCAGGTACTTCTTAAATTCCATTTATAATACATGAGCCACATTTCGGCACTAGCCGTCTCTGCTCCGTTATCAGCACCATAGCCATTTTCCAGCATCATACGTTCTGTGTAAACAGCCCAGCCTTCTACCATAGCACCGTTACCAAGTAGTGCTTTGATGATACTTGGTGATTGGTTCGAATAAATAAGTTGCGTATAATGTCCGGGAATGGCTTCGTGTATGTTTAAGATCTGTAAAATGTAATGGTTGTATTCACGTAAATAACTTTCCGATTTTTCCTTGCTCCAGCCATTCATGCTGCCTACGTTGTAATAAGTGTTTCCGTTTTTATCATAGGGACCCGGAGAAGAAATCGAAGCGCCTGCCAGTCCAGCCATATAAGCCGGTTCTTTGCGCACTACTAAAGGTTTTGAGGGGTCTAAATAAAGGAGTTTCTTTTTGTTGACGAAGGCCACAAGTTCCGGAATTTGATGTTCGATGGCCGACTGAAAGGAATCAGGTTGCACATGTTTTACAGATAGCACCTCAATCATTGACTTAATGGCGTCTAATTTGTTTTCAGGAATAGGTGTGTCTTTTAAATATTTTGGCCAGAGTTCCTGGGTCAAAGCAAACATTTTTTCATGCAGCTCTTTTTTATGGGCCAGGGCCTTTTCAAAGATCTGATCAGCGCTATAGCCAGACTGAATATCAAACTCAAACTTTTTAGCATAGAGCTCCTTTCCTAAACGAAAACTTCTTGGATTTTTATTTTTGTAAGTCTTTAAAAATACTGCGTAGTCTTTAACAGCTGCGGCACAGTTCTTAGAGCGGGTTTTTAGTTTTTCTTTTTCGTCAGCACTTCGTTTCGATTTTTTTAAAACCTCTTCCAGGTCCGCCTCAAAAGTGGACACTCCGCCAAGATTTTGACTGATCGCCAATTCGGTATGTTCTAAGGTAGGACTTTTGATATTTTTCTTCGCGGCTTCATAGTACCCTGGAACTGCGGCCATTCTCAAATAAAAATTATCGAGCCGTGTATCAAGACTATCGTAAGTGTTGTTCATCAACTCTGCAAAACTTCCGCAGACATTATAAGTAGAAGGATCCAAGTCTTTTAAATTCGGCCGTCTTGTATTGCATTATTTCTTTATCGGTAAAATCAGGGTTTTTGTTTGTTTCTAATTCTGGGAATCTTCTCAAAAAATCGGAAATTTTCTCCATTTCACTTAGAAGAGCACGTATACTCCTTTCTTGAAATTGGATTTCCAGTTCTCTTGTCATGGCCTTAATAGTTTACTCTTTCAGCCCAAACAATGTTGTTAATATCA is a genomic window of Sphingobacteriaceae bacterium containing:
- a CDS encoding iron-dependent repressor, which produces MRNETIENYLKTIYHLSQDNKAAVGNFQLAKKLNIKPSSVTESLRKLHELNYVIYEKSYGTRLTAQGSRLALNIIRRHRIWETYLAKELGFGWDEVHEIAEALEHVQNDKLIRKLSEILGNPNYDPHGDPIPDEKGKIIKSNFLSLTEVKGKSEYRIMGVSDHSPAFLKYLDKNKLVIGARISIKSIEEFDNSMIILCDNKQLIITPKVAENIIVEEV
- a CDS encoding DUF885 domain-containing protein; this encodes MNNTYDSLDTRLDNFYLRMAAVPGYYEAAKKNIKSPTLEHTELAISQNLGGVSTFEADLEEVLKKSKRSADEKEKLKTRSKNCAAAVKDYAVFLKTYKNKNPRSFRLGKELYAKKFEFDIQSGYSADQIFEKALAHKKELHEKMFALTQELWPKYLKDTPIPENKLDAIKSMIEVLSVKHVQPDSFQSAIEHQIPELVAFVNKKKLLYLDPSKPLVVRKEPAYMAGLAGASISSPGPYDKNGNTYYNVGSMNGWSKEKSESYLREYNHYILQILNIHEAIPGHYTQLIYSNQSPSIIKALLGNGAMVEGWAVYTERMMLENGYGADNGAETASAEMWLMYYKWNLRSTCNTILDYSVHAKNMEKQEALDLLTKEAFQQKAEAEGKWRRVTLSQVQLCSYFTGFKEIYELREDLKAKQKDKFDLKVFHEKFLSYGSAPVKYIRELMMMDGKNIN